A single genomic interval of Longimicrobiales bacterium harbors:
- a CDS encoding acetoacetate decarboxylase family protein — protein sequence MVTDDYTYYGFDVCVGGYFEMPTADARKLLPSHLEPLEVQHERSIFAITAFQFEESMVGAYDEVVLAVVVPPRIETGKPLPKAAFFPFMVGTSTPESRAHAIERWALPHYMKDIQVDFLRDVDRLTVTVTDDGADVLELVVTEHERQPAANNYMCFTVDPESRFKVNILMEADHTEHEEETGSLILHEHPMTAGLTLDDVNTYPFREEWYGKGMQTFDPMVTF from the coding sequence ATGGTTACGGACGACTACACATACTACGGTTTTGACGTTTGCGTCGGCGGATATTTCGAGATGCCCACGGCGGACGCCCGGAAGCTCCTCCCAAGCCACCTAGAACCGCTCGAGGTTCAGCATGAGCGGAGCATTTTCGCGATCACAGCCTTCCAATTCGAGGAGAGCATGGTCGGGGCATATGACGAGGTGGTGCTGGCGGTTGTCGTGCCTCCGAGAATCGAAACCGGCAAGCCTCTGCCCAAGGCGGCCTTTTTTCCGTTCATGGTCGGAACGTCGACTCCGGAGTCCCGAGCGCACGCGATCGAGCGCTGGGCGTTGCCGCACTACATGAAGGACATTCAGGTCGACTTCCTCCGGGACGTCGACCGGCTCACGGTGACGGTAACGGACGACGGGGCCGACGTTCTGGAGCTCGTGGTCACGGAGCATGAGCGTCAGCCTGCCGCAAACAACTACATGTGCTTCACAGTCGACCCGGAGTCGCGCTTCAAGGTCAATATCCTGATGGAGGCCGACCACACCGAGCACGAAGAGGAGACCGGGTCGCTGATTCTCCATGAGCATCCAATGACCGCAGGCCTCACGCTCGATGATGTGAACACCTACCCCTTCCGTGAAGAGTGGTACGGAAAAGGCATGCAGACATTCGACCCGATGGTCACCTTCTGA
- the uppS gene encoding polyprenyl diphosphate synthase, whose product MMDGSPMMHVAIIMDGNGRWATARGRPREFGHRQGAESVREVVRAAPGLGVRTLTLYAFSSDNWKRPTAEVAVLMKLFGRYLRSEVAELKKNGVRLQIVGRRDRLAPALVRQMERAEAQTCSCDRLLLRLAVDYSSRDLMLAAVRAAASATDIERKDMATLLGHAMNGGGPAPDVDLLIRTGGERRLSDFLLWECAYAELLFTSVMWPDFSGENLAEAIFDFRARDRRYGKVAAAAS is encoded by the coding sequence ATGATGGATGGAAGCCCGATGATGCATGTAGCGATCATCATGGACGGCAATGGCCGCTGGGCGACTGCTCGCGGCCGCCCCCGTGAGTTCGGGCATCGCCAAGGAGCTGAATCGGTGCGAGAAGTGGTTCGGGCAGCTCCAGGCCTGGGGGTGCGCACACTAACGCTCTACGCGTTTTCTTCCGACAACTGGAAGCGGCCGACTGCCGAGGTAGCCGTTCTCATGAAGTTGTTCGGGCGATACCTGCGCTCAGAGGTGGCAGAGCTCAAGAAGAACGGCGTCCGGCTCCAAATCGTCGGTCGGCGCGATCGCCTTGCTCCCGCGCTCGTGCGGCAGATGGAGCGGGCAGAAGCGCAAACCTGCTCGTGCGACCGACTTCTTCTGCGACTGGCTGTCGACTACTCGAGCCGAGATCTCATGCTCGCTGCTGTGCGCGCAGCGGCCTCGGCTACGGACATCGAGCGCAAGGATATGGCGACATTACTGGGCCATGCCATGAACGGTGGAGGTCCGGCGCCTGACGTCGACCTGCTGATACGAACCGGGGGAGAGCGAAGGCTGAGTGATTTCCTGCTCTGGGAATGTGCCTATGCGGAGCTACTGTTCACATCCGTGATGTGGCCGGACTTCAGCGGCGAAAATCTAGCTGAAGCTATATTCGACTTTCGAGCGCGCGATCGACGGTATGGAAAGGTGGCGGCCGCCGCTTCCTAG
- a CDS encoding transcriptional regulator, whose product MAGKQRGRRRDSPSARTRRFDLGAVEGRGPGSDTLELDRLIHERVRLGIVSSLAVNGSLPFTDLRDLLGITDGNLSAHARRLEDAGYVTCNKSYEGRTPKTEYALTATGRKELKGYLDHMEAIIQATRIKR is encoded by the coding sequence ATGGCGGGTAAGCAACGCGGGCGGCGGCGCGACAGCCCTTCGGCACGAACGAGACGATTTGACTTGGGCGCGGTCGAAGGTCGCGGTCCAGGGTCCGACACACTTGAACTGGATCGCCTCATTCACGAGAGGGTTCGACTGGGAATCGTCAGTTCGCTGGCGGTGAATGGATCGCTGCCGTTCACAGATCTCCGGGACCTTCTGGGCATTACGGACGGGAACCTGAGTGCGCACGCCCGACGCCTTGAGGATGCCGGGTACGTGACTTGCAATAAGTCTTACGAGGGTCGGACCCCAAAGACCGAGTACGCCCTCACTGCCACCGGACGCAAAGAACTCAAGGGGTACCTCGATCATATGGAAGCCATCATTCAGGCAACGAGGATCAAGAGATGA
- a CDS encoding diacylglycerol kinase family lipid kinase — protein sequence MVRKRHADIRPDGHLLSTRRHFVIFNPASGRGRGASRIEAYKRLLNDALSDVAYSETTRPGEERDLAESAVADGYDVIVAVGGDGTWSNVADRLVASERDDVILGILPSGTGNDFGRNFGYNPKNPSEAVNVLAAGHTRAIDVGRVDTLSAAESHPDRHEARHFLNLIGFGFDIAVIDAAKGARFLRGELLYKLTALQQLFRFPGIRADLTSGEGERRKLEQLMLTVSNGRYFGGGFPIAPDATVDDGKLHACMIGDAPPLARLKLFTLAERGRHVTSDRVEIIKDSSFRLTFEAPPRFEMDGDVRVSQGAVVEVRTIKSALLVAAPKV from the coding sequence GTGGTACGGAAAAGGCATGCAGACATTCGACCCGATGGTCACCTTCTGAGCACTCGGCGACACTTCGTCATTTTCAATCCCGCCTCTGGGCGGGGACGAGGAGCTAGCCGGATAGAAGCCTATAAACGGCTGCTCAATGACGCTCTCTCCGATGTTGCGTACAGTGAGACGACACGACCCGGTGAGGAACGAGACCTCGCCGAATCGGCAGTTGCGGACGGGTACGATGTAATCGTAGCGGTCGGTGGCGACGGTACGTGGAGCAACGTCGCGGATCGTCTGGTCGCCAGCGAGCGCGACGACGTCATCCTTGGAATTCTCCCTAGCGGCACGGGGAACGACTTCGGTCGGAATTTCGGATACAACCCAAAAAATCCCTCAGAGGCGGTGAACGTCCTCGCCGCCGGCCATACGCGAGCCATTGATGTAGGACGAGTGGACACTCTCAGCGCGGCCGAAAGCCATCCGGATCGCCACGAGGCTCGACACTTCCTGAACCTGATCGGATTTGGATTCGACATCGCAGTCATTGATGCGGCGAAGGGCGCGCGGTTCCTTCGCGGGGAGCTTCTCTACAAGCTCACGGCCTTGCAGCAGTTGTTCCGTTTTCCCGGGATCCGGGCGGACCTGACCTCGGGGGAAGGTGAGCGGCGAAAGCTTGAGCAGCTCATGCTCACAGTGTCGAATGGACGGTATTTCGGCGGGGGTTTTCCAATCGCACCGGACGCAACTGTAGATGACGGGAAGCTCCACGCCTGCATGATCGGCGATGCTCCGCCGCTGGCACGCCTCAAGCTATTCACGCTTGCCGAGCGCGGACGCCACGTCACCTCGGATCGGGTCGAGATCATCAAGGACTCCTCTTTCCGTCTGACCTTTGAAGCGCCGCCGCGTTTTGAGATGGATGGGGATGTCCGTGTTTCGCAGGGCGCCGTGGTCGAGGTTCGCACGATCAAGTCCGCGCTCCTTGTGGCTGCGCCAAAAGTCTGA